The Petrotoga olearia DSM 13574 genome includes a region encoding these proteins:
- a CDS encoding ABC transporter substrate-binding protein: MKKVLTTLVIVSLFTFTFGVKIGITQIVEHPALNKIYQGIIDYVEDSGVDFEYEHQSAQNSFQNAITIANKFKTDVDIIVAIATPSAQAAATEIKDKPVVFSAVTDPISAGLIPKFGKNPGNVVGISDMVPVETHLNLIRTIFPDAKNLAILYNTGESNSVFLADQTKKFGLQLGFNVIEITGTNANELVTSLNAQANRIDVAYLSTDNLVASSAEILDQVFEKNKIPVVAGDIDIARKTSVLGFGFDYYQVGIETGKIVLDLINGKKPYEIESRIVGADVLTFYINLDRARNLNVNIPQQFLEIADEIVDTQ; the protein is encoded by the coding sequence ATGAAAAAAGTATTAACAACTTTGGTAATTGTTTCTCTATTCACATTTACTTTCGGTGTAAAGATTGGCATCACACAAATTGTAGAGCACCCAGCTTTAAACAAAATTTATCAGGGGATAATCGATTACGTTGAAGATTCGGGTGTAGATTTTGAATATGAACATCAAAGTGCTCAAAATAGCTTTCAAAACGCTATAACTATAGCCAACAAGTTCAAAACAGATGTAGACATAATAGTTGCAATAGCAACACCTTCCGCTCAAGCAGCGGCAACCGAAATAAAAGACAAGCCGGTGGTATTCAGTGCCGTTACGGATCCAATAAGTGCAGGTTTGATACCTAAATTTGGTAAAAATCCCGGAAATGTTGTTGGAATAAGCGATATGGTCCCTGTTGAAACACATTTAAACCTTATAAGAACAATATTTCCTGATGCCAAAAATTTAGCTATACTTTACAATACCGGAGAGTCTAACTCTGTTTTTTTAGCTGATCAAACCAAGAAATTTGGACTTCAACTAGGATTCAATGTAATTGAAATTACAGGAACCAACGCTAACGAACTTGTTACTTCCCTAAACGCTCAAGCAAACAGAATAGATGTTGCCTATCTATCCACGGATAATTTGGTTGCTTCATCTGCTGAAATCTTAGATCAAGTATTTGAAAAAAACAAGATTCCGGTAGTTGCAGGAGACATTGATATAGCAAGAAAAACATCAGTTTTAGGTTTTGGCTTTGATTATTATCAAGTAGGAATAGAAACAGGAAAAATTGTCCTTGATCTCATAAACGGTAAAAAACCTTACGAAATTGAGTCAAGAATAGTGGGTGCAGACGTATTAACGTTTTATATAAATTTGGACAGAGCTAGGAACTTAAATGTAAACATACCTCAACAATTTTTAGAAATTGCAGATGAAATAGTAGATACACAATGA
- a CDS encoding ABC transporter permease: MDLVGILEQGLIASLVAMGVFISFRVIDLPDLTPDGSYVLGGAVTVAFMYAGLPWILCMILGGLMAGFFGIVTALIHNKLKVNSLLASILVMTMLYSINIRAMNGPNVSVPKEITAQQEAQYTERTKLDDILGMSTSKENQSNLQVNETKKTLSPFRENSGYNSTILIATVVSIAALLTIIFLRTELGIALRGYGGNKAGIKNLGMNPEIMSIIGLFLGNFFAGLSGSLFSMYGGFSDVNMGQGIVVTSLAAVILGEIIFGRLNLFYNMLCPIIGAVVYQFLLALAMRYGYTIGFQSSDMKLITALFIIIVIGLRRVEFKKWLSLKTSE, from the coding sequence ATGGATTTAGTGGGTATATTAGAACAAGGATTAATTGCCTCCCTTGTGGCAATGGGTGTGTTTATAAGTTTCCGAGTCATCGACCTCCCAGATTTAACGCCGGATGGATCGTATGTATTAGGTGGTGCGGTAACCGTTGCCTTTATGTACGCAGGCCTGCCTTGGATACTGTGTATGATTCTTGGTGGTTTAATGGCTGGTTTTTTTGGGATAGTAACCGCACTGATACATAACAAATTAAAAGTAAATTCCTTGTTAGCCAGCATATTGGTGATGACCATGCTCTATTCGATAAACATAAGGGCCATGAACGGACCGAACGTTTCGGTTCCAAAAGAAATAACAGCGCAACAAGAAGCACAATACACAGAGAGAACAAAATTAGATGACATTTTAGGTATGAGTACCTCAAAGGAGAATCAAAGCAATTTACAAGTAAATGAAACCAAAAAAACCTTATCTCCATTCAGAGAAAACTCTGGATATAATTCTACCATCTTAATAGCAACAGTAGTATCTATAGCTGCTCTTTTAACAATAATCTTTTTGAGGACAGAGTTAGGGATTGCCCTTAGGGGATACGGAGGGAACAAAGCAGGAATCAAAAACCTTGGTATGAACCCTGAAATTATGAGTATAATAGGATTATTTTTAGGAAATTTCTTCGCGGGGCTGTCGGGATCCTTGTTCTCTATGTACGGTGGATTTTCAGATGTAAATATGGGGCAAGGCATAGTTGTAACTTCTTTGGCGGCGGTTATTTTGGGGGAGATAATATTTGGGAGGCTAAATCTGTTCTATAACATGTTATGCCCCATTATTGGAGCTGTTGTCTATCAATTTTTACTGGCGTTAGCCATGAGATATGGTTACACGATAGGCTTCCAATCAAGCGATATGAAACTAATAACTGCGTTGTTCATAATAATAGTAATAGGATTGAGGAGGGTAGAATTTAAAAAATGGTTGAGCTTAAAAACATCAGAGTAG
- a CDS encoding CBS domain-containing protein has protein sequence MMYVKIWQNEAFQTIEYTESLQKVFDKISSEEENLVVIRRDGTLYNLITLNDLTTFSSYDFDTKLIEILDPTDSFLFDTDLLEDALVLMLESRARILPVVDNEMHPVGVFGLFEVLKSFKTISAMDEAGTRAVIKIDDIPGELNKVLSIFANRKINLLSLMTAKISDKKRMISLKLGIKNIDLISDILDEENIEYEGIYEEKGDKES, from the coding sequence ATGATGTATGTAAAAATATGGCAAAATGAAGCTTTTCAAACAATTGAGTACACAGAAAGCTTGCAAAAAGTCTTTGATAAAATAAGCAGTGAAGAAGAAAATTTGGTCGTTATAAGAAGAGATGGTACTCTGTACAATCTAATTACCCTTAACGATTTAACTACGTTTTCTTCTTATGATTTTGATACGAAATTAATAGAAATATTAGATCCTACCGATTCTTTTTTGTTTGATACTGATCTGTTAGAAGATGCTCTGGTTTTGATGTTAGAAAGTAGAGCTAGAATTTTACCTGTTGTTGACAATGAAATGCATCCTGTGGGAGTCTTTGGACTTTTTGAAGTATTAAAATCCTTTAAAACAATCTCTGCCATGGATGAAGCTGGAACACGGGCGGTAATAAAGATAGATGACATTCCTGGAGAACTAAATAAAGTTTTAAGCATATTTGCGAACCGAAAAATCAACCTTCTTTCTCTAATGACAGCCAAAATAAGTGATAAAAAAAGAATGATCAGTCTAAAACTTGGTATTAAAAATATTGACCTCATTTCTGATATATTAGATGAGGAAAATATAGAGTATGAAGGTATATACGAAGAAAAGGGAGATAAAGAAAGCTGA
- the corA gene encoding magnesium/cobalt transporter CorA — translation MNLGKQKNSSKVGTPPGELIYTGKLEPSKAIINVVSYDQHTYNIRENVDPDFLKTLDKNKIHWIDFENVSDPDKLTSIGEIFNIHKLTMEDIINVNQRTKIEFYDSYTFLVLKIISDSNEKLEFRQFSMIIKENILISFSEEKNFATKWLKTQLESNAGDIRNKDLGYLTFSLMDIVVDSYFSKLSNYISYTQEIDEKITEDIEEELFIKIKKIKQEILRFRRFVAPLKDILFQMQKKEKGIVNEKNQIYFNDLYDHTIRISESIDLLRENLNNLTEIYLSIASNRLNEIMRILTIISTIFIPLTFIAGIYGMNFENMPELHWRFGYFLILGIMATIAVIMIIIFKKKKWF, via the coding sequence ATGAATTTAGGTAAACAAAAAAATTCAAGCAAAGTTGGAACCCCTCCAGGGGAACTAATTTACACAGGAAAATTGGAGCCATCTAAAGCTATTATCAACGTAGTTTCCTACGATCAACACACTTATAACATTCGTGAAAATGTTGATCCAGATTTTTTAAAAACCTTAGATAAAAACAAAATTCATTGGATCGATTTTGAAAATGTCTCAGACCCTGATAAATTAACTTCCATTGGGGAAATTTTTAACATTCACAAGTTAACGATGGAGGATATAATTAATGTCAATCAAAGAACTAAGATTGAGTTCTATGATTCTTATACATTCTTAGTCTTAAAAATAATTTCTGATTCAAATGAAAAGCTTGAATTTAGACAATTCAGTATGATCATAAAAGAGAATATACTGATAAGTTTCTCAGAAGAAAAGAATTTTGCAACAAAATGGCTAAAAACTCAGCTCGAGTCAAACGCAGGAGATATCAGAAACAAAGATTTAGGTTACCTAACCTTCTCCTTAATGGATATCGTGGTTGATAGTTACTTCTCAAAACTAAGTAATTATATTTCTTACACACAAGAAATAGACGAAAAAATCACAGAAGATATAGAAGAAGAACTTTTTATAAAAATCAAGAAAATTAAGCAAGAAATATTAAGGTTCCGAAGATTTGTAGCCCCTTTAAAAGATATACTCTTTCAAATGCAAAAAAAAGAAAAAGGTATTGTGAATGAGAAAAATCAAATATATTTTAACGATCTTTACGACCATACCATACGAATAAGCGAATCTATTGATTTACTGAGGGAGAATTTAAATAACTTGACAGAGATTTATCTATCGATAGCAAGCAACCGTTTAAACGAAATAATGAGAATTCTTACCATAATATCAACTATTTTTATCCCTCTAACTTTTATAGCCGGAATATATGGTATGAATTTTGAGAATATGCCAGAACTGCATTGGAGATTTGGTTATTTCCTAATCTTAGGAATTATGGCAACTATAGCTGTGATTATGATAATTATATTCAAAAAGAAAAAATGGTTTTGA
- a CDS encoding UvrD-helicase domain-containing protein, whose product MSVKKVDVYKEIDNPNRNFFISASAGTGKTYILTQYFIKVLEKNFPNSEIVDNILTVTFTNKAASEMKNRIMEEVSNKLDKSSPPYGASKLEWNRYWNEVKINLSRSWIKTIDSFCSRIIRENNISMGVDPNFSIISDFQRDREVERSVYSALRVSLEIYQDKDIDWLNFLSTKRKEKIEKYVETLNREKTKFKESFKNILSEIGLDKFEKIIQDVVSNWRIEMSRVLLTSDLELADKELSELYKNFLWLVKIISLIASEFYLGLTIDNFLYDFKAVLEKVVEEFENNPDLLKKYQNKFKYIIVDEFQDTNYLQKEIFDKLHTTDNYFFYVGDRKQSIYRFRGADVSVFSRSLTEAQNSDEEVLLGKLTKNRRSHQQIINFANHLSEASLFKRENLQMEGIDPKLLENLSFQEEDISEPEIPPQETEAIPTLSEDDTKRVKYILIEPTDENGLNNQENRLAIEIETLAKVIKKLLGQEMDFKVRKNNKVYYERRKIEPKDIAVLSKELKNTEKILRTTFFKYNIPFYIFGSKSFYNRPEIQAIFAALNSIQNPFNDYQFVRYMMSLLVGMSFQDLSKLVEKSQGSFFETFEKIKNEFPEDVVESYKVLKKYKDLKYYLTPSSILKGIINDNNYFSKLALTNDPEVSISNIKKLINQAEEYNNMANSFSELVRFLKNASNISEEEASIEDETSNSVKVMTIHKSKGLEFPIVLMIGLHHSISGTKNGSYAEFSIPNADGNRYYLLKNVFKDSVENSDHWLLKWFKNNDFLDKTEANRLVYVGITRAKDLLIPILVSNERADTLNNFFLTLKNSNTIDIIQSNNIQQPKEKSPEPLNKDEENALFKDIPQQNLKDLTNLSYKKYIAPTYIIKEIKSEELELIEDLNGALISPSSSFDSTNIFSDQELIFRGSFLHSKLRSAQNISHIKYMVENEELPQGFDELDIVKRAFTPSENKIIKNEWRLMKKLNIGKKEYMLFGIPDKVIIEKGDIEILDYKYSDLKDPKKINDYKFQILFYLYLLADFGNPKKGHIISIKTLQEPITFEYDPQFEDRLILHLSKEGGNYEFR is encoded by the coding sequence ATGAGTGTAAAAAAAGTTGATGTTTACAAAGAGATAGACAATCCAAATAGGAATTTCTTCATCTCAGCATCGGCTGGAACGGGCAAAACCTATATTCTTACACAATATTTTATCAAAGTGTTAGAAAAGAATTTTCCAAATTCTGAGATAGTGGATAATATTCTTACTGTGACCTTTACAAATAAAGCCGCTTCTGAAATGAAGAACAGGATCATGGAAGAAGTTTCCAACAAATTGGATAAAAGCTCCCCCCCATATGGTGCCAGCAAATTAGAATGGAACCGATATTGGAACGAAGTAAAAATTAATTTATCCCGCTCATGGATCAAAACTATAGACAGCTTTTGTTCAAGAATAATAAGAGAAAACAACATTTCCATGGGAGTAGACCCGAATTTCAGTATAATTAGCGACTTTCAGAGAGATAGAGAAGTTGAAAGATCGGTTTATTCGGCTTTAAGAGTTTCCTTAGAAATATATCAAGATAAGGACATAGATTGGCTTAACTTCTTATCAACAAAAAGGAAGGAAAAAATAGAAAAGTATGTTGAAACTTTAAATAGAGAAAAAACAAAATTTAAAGAATCCTTTAAAAATATACTTTCTGAAATAGGATTGGATAAGTTTGAAAAAATAATTCAAGATGTCGTTTCCAACTGGCGCATTGAAATGTCAAGAGTTTTATTAACTAGTGATTTAGAATTAGCAGATAAAGAACTCTCCGAACTTTACAAAAACTTTTTATGGCTTGTCAAAATTATTTCTCTTATCGCTAGTGAATTCTATTTGGGATTAACCATCGATAATTTTTTATACGACTTCAAAGCGGTTTTAGAAAAGGTTGTAGAAGAATTCGAAAATAACCCCGATCTTCTTAAAAAGTATCAAAATAAATTTAAATATATCATAGTTGATGAATTTCAAGATACCAATTATCTTCAGAAAGAAATCTTTGACAAACTTCATACGACAGATAATTATTTCTTTTATGTTGGAGACAGAAAACAATCCATCTATCGTTTCAGAGGAGCGGATGTTTCTGTATTTTCTCGTTCTTTAACAGAGGCTCAAAACTCTGATGAAGAAGTTCTTTTGGGAAAATTAACTAAAAACAGAAGATCTCATCAACAAATAATAAATTTCGCAAATCACCTTTCAGAAGCTTCATTATTTAAAAGAGAAAATTTACAGATGGAAGGCATTGATCCCAAACTTCTAGAAAATCTCTCCTTCCAAGAAGAAGATATATCAGAACCCGAAATCCCTCCCCAAGAGACCGAAGCGATCCCCACGTTGAGTGAAGATGATACTAAAAGAGTTAAATACATATTAATTGAACCCACGGATGAAAATGGATTAAACAACCAAGAAAATCGCCTAGCCATTGAAATAGAAACGTTGGCAAAAGTTATAAAAAAGTTGTTAGGACAAGAAATGGATTTCAAGGTAAGAAAAAATAATAAAGTATATTATGAAAGAAGAAAAATAGAACCAAAAGATATCGCTGTCCTTTCAAAAGAATTAAAAAATACAGAAAAAATACTTAGAACAACCTTTTTTAAATATAATATACCCTTTTATATATTCGGCAGCAAATCTTTTTACAATAGACCAGAAATTCAAGCTATCTTTGCTGCTCTCAACTCAATTCAAAATCCTTTCAACGACTACCAGTTTGTCAGATACATGATGTCACTTTTAGTAGGCATGAGTTTTCAAGATCTTTCCAAATTAGTAGAAAAAAGTCAGGGAAGTTTTTTTGAAACGTTTGAAAAGATAAAAAATGAATTCCCTGAAGATGTAGTAGAAAGTTATAAAGTGCTTAAAAAGTACAAGGATCTCAAATATTATTTAACTCCTTCTTCTATACTGAAAGGTATAATAAACGATAACAATTACTTCTCTAAACTCGCTTTAACAAACGATCCTGAAGTTTCAATATCCAATATAAAAAAACTTATAAATCAAGCTGAAGAATACAACAATATGGCAAATTCCTTTTCTGAATTGGTTAGATTTTTAAAAAATGCCTCTAATATCTCTGAAGAAGAAGCTTCTATTGAAGATGAAACATCTAACAGTGTGAAAGTAATGACCATTCATAAATCTAAGGGCCTGGAATTTCCTATTGTATTAATGATCGGTTTACATCACTCTATTTCTGGTACAAAAAATGGTTCCTATGCGGAATTTTCGATCCCTAATGCGGATGGAAATAGATATTACCTCTTGAAGAATGTATTTAAAGACAGCGTAGAAAACAGTGACCATTGGCTGCTCAAATGGTTTAAAAACAATGATTTTTTGGATAAAACCGAAGCCAACAGATTAGTATATGTGGGAATAACAAGAGCGAAAGACCTTCTGATACCCATTTTAGTTTCAAACGAAAGAGCCGATACATTAAATAATTTCTTCCTAACATTAAAAAATTCAAATACGATAGATATAATTCAATCAAATAATATTCAACAACCAAAAGAAAAATCTCCTGAACCTCTAAACAAAGATGAAGAAAATGCTTTGTTTAAAGATATACCTCAACAAAATCTTAAAGACTTAACCAATCTCTCGTATAAAAAGTATATAGCCCCAACCTACATAATCAAGGAAATAAAATCTGAGGAATTAGAACTAATAGAAGATCTCAATGGAGCCCTTATTTCTCCTTCATCTTCTTTTGATTCAACAAATATTTTTTCAGACCAAGAGCTCATATTTAGAGGATCTTTTTTACACTCTAAACTAAGAAGTGCTCAAAATATAAGCCACATTAAATACATGGTAGAAAACGAAGAACTACCACAGGGTTTTGATGAATTAGATATAGTGAAAAGGGCTTTCACACCCTCTGAGAATAAAATAATAAAAAATGAATGGAGACTCATGAAAAAATTGAATATAGGAAAAAAAGAGTACATGTTATTTGGGATTCCTGATAAAGTTATCATAGAGAAAGGTGATATAGAAATTCTGGATTACAAATATTCAGACTTGAAAGATCCAAAAAAAATCAACGATTATAAATTTCAAATATTATTCTACCTTTACCTATTAGCCGATTTCGGTAATCCAAAAAAGGGACACATAATAAGTATCAAAACATTACAAGAACCCATAACTTTTGAATACGATCCCCAGTTTGAAGATCGATTGATCTTACACCTTTCTAAAGAGGGAGGTAACTATGAATTTAGGTAA
- the cls gene encoding cardiolipin synthase, with amino-acid sequence MAFAIIFKFGFWTFFVLIYAFVATTVIILERKRPEKTISWLLIFAVIPLIGFVIYLFFGRNWKRRKLTSDIYLNSKPTLTEEEKEWLIKVLGENDIQYLQLINLLKRNSKSPLFLGNDIEIFKNGKEKFTSFFKEIENAKESIHLEYYIVKDDETGKKLKDLLIKKAKEGVEIKFIMDKIGSGRLKKSYIKQLKNAGVEIAFYSYFLSPVLKFLNTQVNYRNHRKIAIIDSEIGFIGGINIGNEYIGKSSLGYWRDLHLKVRGEAVNGLQKIFFDDYQTIVKAERKKENLDPIKYFKKQEKKGDSLVQIAVSGPESENSSIMQMIHKMITIAKDHIYIATPYFVPNDSILSAIKIAALSGVKVKILFPGKMDHFLVYFASRTYLEEIIKYGVEVYFYRKDRFIHSKFVSIDGLISTVGTANIDIRSFELNYEANLLIYDREKTKQIEDIFHEDLKISSHISQDYFNAQPFLIKFTEAFCKIFSNLL; translated from the coding sequence ATGGCCTTTGCTATAATTTTCAAATTTGGATTTTGGACTTTTTTTGTATTAATATATGCATTTGTTGCTACGACTGTTATCATCTTGGAAAGAAAAAGACCAGAAAAAACCATAAGTTGGCTTTTAATATTTGCCGTAATCCCACTTATAGGATTTGTAATCTATCTTTTTTTTGGAAGAAACTGGAAAAGAAGAAAACTTACCAGTGATATTTACTTGAATTCAAAACCTACTTTAACGGAAGAAGAAAAAGAATGGCTAATCAAGGTACTTGGGGAAAATGATATTCAATACTTACAACTAATTAATCTTTTAAAAAGAAACTCTAAGTCGCCTTTATTTTTAGGAAACGACATTGAAATTTTTAAAAATGGGAAAGAAAAATTTACTTCTTTTTTTAAAGAAATTGAAAACGCTAAAGAATCTATCCATTTGGAATACTATATTGTAAAAGACGATGAAACAGGCAAAAAACTCAAAGATCTTCTGATAAAAAAGGCTAAAGAGGGCGTAGAAATTAAATTTATTATGGACAAAATAGGTTCGGGGCGTTTAAAGAAAAGCTATATAAAGCAATTAAAAAATGCGGGAGTTGAAATTGCTTTTTACAGCTATTTTCTATCGCCGGTGCTTAAATTCCTAAATACTCAGGTTAATTACAGAAATCACAGAAAAATAGCGATAATTGACTCTGAAATCGGCTTTATTGGTGGAATAAACATTGGAAATGAATACATTGGTAAAAGTAGTTTGGGATATTGGAGAGACCTTCACTTAAAAGTCAGGGGAGAGGCTGTAAACGGACTTCAAAAAATTTTTTTTGATGACTATCAAACAATTGTAAAGGCAGAGAGGAAAAAAGAAAATTTAGATCCTATTAAATACTTTAAAAAGCAAGAAAAAAAAGGAGATTCTTTAGTCCAAATAGCGGTAAGCGGTCCCGAGTCAGAAAATTCATCCATAATGCAAATGATCCATAAGATGATAACTATAGCTAAAGATCACATATACATAGCTACCCCTTACTTTGTCCCAAATGATAGCATTCTCTCTGCTATAAAAATAGCTGCTCTTTCGGGTGTTAAAGTAAAAATTTTATTTCCTGGAAAAATGGATCATTTTTTAGTATATTTTGCTTCAAGGACATATCTCGAAGAAATTATAAAATATGGTGTTGAAGTGTACTTTTACAGAAAAGACCGGTTCATACACTCCAAATTTGTATCGATAGATGGCTTAATATCAACCGTTGGAACCGCAAATATAGATATCAGAAGCTTCGAACTAAATTATGAGGCAAACCTTTTAATATACGATAGAGAAAAAACTAAACAAATAGAAGATATTTTTCATGAGGATTTAAAAATTAGTTCCCACATATCTCAAGATTACTTTAATGCTCAGCCTTTCCTTATCAAATTTACAGAAGCATTCTGTAAGATTTTCTCTAATCTTTTGTAA
- a CDS encoding ABC transporter ATP-binding protein → MVELKNIRVVYNKNQVNEKKALDKFELIVKKGEFVTIIGPNGAGKTTLLKVLTGEVVLDQGSFTLNNKSIKRIKPYKLFRNVGIVYQEPDRGVFPDLTLEENLILGSKKGNRFFSFGKYEGLELLKSLNMGLENRLKTKVKEFSGGQKQALAMVLASITKPDLLLLDEHTAALDPKNVEKVMELTMKINKELGLTIIMVTHNMKIVEKYARRIVEIKDGKVTKDFVYEKTHNTEELKKVTAN, encoded by the coding sequence ATGGTTGAGCTTAAAAACATCAGAGTAGTATACAATAAAAATCAAGTTAATGAAAAAAAAGCCTTGGACAAATTCGAATTAATCGTTAAAAAAGGAGAATTCGTCACTATCATAGGTCCCAATGGTGCTGGTAAAACAACGCTTCTTAAAGTCTTAACTGGAGAAGTAGTGTTAGATCAAGGAAGCTTTACATTAAATAACAAAAGCATAAAAAGAATTAAACCCTACAAGCTCTTTCGAAATGTTGGCATAGTGTATCAAGAACCTGATAGAGGTGTATTCCCTGATCTAACCCTCGAAGAAAATTTGATCTTGGGATCCAAAAAAGGAAATAGATTCTTTTCATTTGGAAAATACGAAGGATTAGAATTGTTGAAATCTTTAAACATGGGATTAGAAAACAGACTTAAAACAAAAGTCAAAGAATTTTCTGGAGGGCAAAAACAGGCCCTCGCCATGGTTCTTGCTTCTATAACAAAGCCTGACCTTCTGTTGTTAGATGAACATACAGCGGCTCTTGACCCAAAAAATGTTGAAAAGGTAATGGAACTAACTATGAAGATAAATAAAGAGTTAGGATTAACCATAATAATGGTCACACACAACATGAAAATAGTGGAAAAATATGCTCGTAGGATAGTGGAGATCAAAGATGGCAAAGTTACAAAAGATTTTGTCTATGAAAAAACACATAACACAGAAGAACTAAAAAAAGTAACGGCTAATTGA
- a CDS encoding M20 family metallo-hydrolase yields the protein MKEKIIAKVEELKEEIIESSKKFISIDSVNPRAGGPGEKEIAEWLESLIRGWNFDEIKRYDAPDDAVEYGYRPNIVATYKGQNPQRTIWFVTHMDKVPAGDVKLWETDPFHPVVKDGKIFGRGSEDNGASLISTLYAVKIIMDLGMRPKNNIALALVSDEETGSEFGIKSLLKQGIFKQEDWFYVPDAGESDGSFIEVAEKSIMWLKITTIGKQGHASMPNISINAHRAGMDFAIAADKYFHETYNLQDDLFNYPYSSFEPTKKVSNVENINTIPGTDIIYFDGRILPNYDVEQIISNLKNLSKEYEKKWNVKIKIEGEHIENSTKPTSKEHPCVEILKQSIKELRNIQAKVGGIGGGTCAAIVRGAGFPAVVWSTIDGTAHQPNEYVKIDNLIKDTQVFAYLMSNL from the coding sequence ATGAAGGAAAAGATAATTGCAAAAGTAGAAGAATTAAAAGAAGAAATTATTGAAAGTTCAAAAAAGTTCATATCAATTGACTCTGTCAATCCACGGGCGGGTGGACCTGGAGAAAAAGAAATTGCAGAATGGCTTGAATCTTTGATTAGAGGTTGGAATTTCGATGAAATTAAAAGATACGACGCTCCTGACGATGCTGTTGAATATGGATACAGGCCCAACATAGTTGCAACCTACAAAGGTCAAAATCCACAAAGAACTATTTGGTTTGTAACTCACATGGACAAAGTACCTGCTGGAGATGTTAAATTATGGGAAACAGATCCTTTTCATCCGGTAGTAAAAGATGGAAAGATTTTTGGAAGGGGAAGTGAGGACAACGGGGCTTCTTTAATATCAACACTATATGCCGTAAAAATTATCATGGATTTAGGAATGAGACCAAAAAACAACATCGCCTTAGCTTTGGTTTCAGACGAAGAAACTGGTTCAGAATTCGGAATAAAATCCTTATTAAAACAAGGAATATTTAAACAAGAGGATTGGTTCTACGTACCAGATGCTGGAGAATCCGATGGAAGCTTCATCGAAGTTGCAGAAAAATCGATTATGTGGTTAAAAATAACAACTATTGGAAAACAAGGCCATGCATCTATGCCTAATATCTCCATCAACGCCCATAGGGCTGGTATGGATTTTGCAATTGCAGCCGATAAATATTTCCATGAAACTTATAATCTGCAAGACGATCTCTTTAATTATCCTTACTCTTCTTTTGAACCAACAAAGAAAGTATCAAATGTTGAAAACATAAATACAATTCCCGGCACAGATATTATATATTTCGATGGAAGGATTCTCCCGAATTATGATGTTGAGCAAATAATAAGCAACCTTAAGAACCTATCTAAAGAGTACGAGAAGAAATGGAATGTCAAAATAAAAATCGAAGGTGAACATATTGAAAATTCAACAAAGCCCACCTCAAAAGAACATCCTTGTGTTGAAATATTAAAACAAAGCATAAAAGAACTTAGAAATATACAAGCTAAAGTTGGTGGAATAGGTGGAGGTACCTGTGCGGCGATAGTCCGTGGGGCTGGGTTCCCTGCTGTTGTCTGGTCAACGATTGATGGAACTGCACATCAACCTAACGAATATGTGAAAATAGACAATTTAATTAAAGATACCCAAGTTTTCGCATACCTTATGAGCAATTTATAA